From Gemmatimonadaceae bacterium, the proteins below share one genomic window:
- a CDS encoding DUF4097 family beta strand repeat protein: protein MHKHFRFLAALALLGALPLVAEAQRDGDSVDTTLTISRGGIVQLDAVSGQFRVVGSSRSDVRIQASIERGRLELSTSSSRIGLRTRSVGGRQTGARFEVEVPVGTRVAIGTVSGTIVVVGTMGEVTAKSTSGNTEVRGARDRLEIGSVSGEVDVRDATGRMSVESVSGTIHIEDVEGDLRAEAVSGDVNIRRARLTELRANAMSGSVRYDGTIAPSGSYRLNSHSGSITMTIPAGTNALLDLETFSGRINTDFPLTLQPGETGGRRGRRMEFTLGQGGARITAGAFSGSINIRRGSAGNRD, encoded by the coding sequence ATGCACAAGCACTTTCGATTCCTTGCCGCCCTCGCCCTGCTCGGCGCGCTGCCCCTCGTGGCAGAGGCCCAGCGCGATGGCGATAGCGTGGACACCACGCTCACCATCAGCCGCGGTGGCATCGTGCAGCTTGACGCCGTGAGCGGACAGTTCCGCGTCGTCGGCTCCAGCCGCAGCGATGTGCGCATCCAGGCGAGCATCGAGCGCGGACGCCTTGAGCTGAGCACCAGCAGCAGCCGCATCGGACTGCGCACGCGCTCCGTCGGCGGCCGGCAGACCGGTGCGCGCTTCGAGGTCGAGGTGCCCGTCGGCACGCGCGTGGCGATCGGCACTGTCTCCGGCACCATCGTCGTTGTTGGGACGATGGGCGAGGTCACGGCCAAGTCCACCAGTGGCAACACCGAGGTGCGCGGCGCCCGTGATCGCCTGGAGATCGGTTCGGTCTCCGGTGAGGTGGATGTGCGCGACGCCACCGGCCGGATGTCGGTCGAGTCGGTCAGCGGCACCATCCATATAGAGGACGTCGAAGGCGACCTGCGCGCCGAGGCGGTGAGCGGGGACGTGAACATCCGTCGGGCGCGGCTCACCGAACTGCGCGCCAATGCGATGAGTGGCTCAGTGCGCTACGACGGCACCATCGCGCCCAGCGGTTCGTATCGCCTCAACTCGCACTCCGGCAGCATCACGATGACCATTCCGGCGGGCACCAATGCGCTGCTGGATCTCGAGACTTTCAGCGGCCGCATCAACACGGACTTCCCGCTCACGCTGCAACCGGGTGAGACGGGCGGCCGTAGGGGACGGCGGATGGAGTTCACGCTCGGCCAGGGCGGCGCGCGTATCACGGCTGGCGCCTTCAGCGGCAGCATCAACATCCGCCGGGGTTCGGCGGGCAACCGGGACTGA
- a CDS encoding DUF4097 family beta strand repeat protein — translation MHSALRTLTLGAALVASASALQAQESERSNWTGNLGNGRTVYVHNVNGAVRFEVGSGNSVQVEATKRARRSSSFDRVRIETREDGGDIIICALYNENATCTRDGIRGERNRDRNWRDDTPSVEFVVRVPRSARVDANTVNGDVTIPEIEGTVSASTVNGDVEARSSRGRVSASTVNGSINVGGSLDGDVEYSTVNGSVTVELPPDLNADVDLSTVNGRISTDFPITFDGTINPRRIRASIGNGGPNVRIRTVNGSIRLRKR, via the coding sequence ATGCACAGCGCACTTCGCACTCTCACGCTCGGCGCGGCCCTCGTGGCCAGCGCCAGCGCGCTTCAGGCGCAGGAATCCGAGCGCTCCAACTGGACGGGCAACCTCGGCAACGGCCGCACCGTCTACGTCCACAACGTGAACGGCGCCGTCCGCTTCGAGGTCGGCAGCGGCAACAGCGTGCAGGTGGAGGCCACCAAGCGCGCGCGGCGCAGCAGCAGCTTCGACCGTGTGCGCATCGAGACGCGTGAGGATGGCGGCGACATCATCATCTGCGCGCTCTACAATGAGAACGCCACTTGCACGCGTGATGGCATCCGCGGCGAGCGCAATCGTGACCGCAACTGGCGCGATGACACGCCGAGTGTCGAGTTCGTGGTGCGTGTCCCGCGCTCGGCGCGGGTGGATGCGAACACCGTCAACGGCGACGTGACGATTCCCGAGATCGAGGGCACCGTCAGCGCCAGCACCGTGAACGGCGATGTCGAGGCGCGCTCGTCGCGCGGCCGCGTGTCGGCGAGCACCGTGAACGGTTCCATCAATGTGGGTGGCAGCCTGGATGGCGACGTCGAGTACAGCACCGTGAACGGCAGCGTGACCGTGGAGCTGCCCCCAGACCTCAACGCCGATGTGGACCTGAGCACCGTGAACGGGCGCATCTCGACGGACTTCCCGATCACCTTCGACGGCACCATCAACCCGCGGCGCATTCGCGCGTCGATTGGCAACGGCGGCCCGAACGTGCGGATCCGCACCGTGAACGGCAGCATCCGCCTGCGGAAGCGCTAG
- a CDS encoding helix-turn-helix transcriptional regulator produces the protein MSKAIGTGDLVAWDGGVLLIGRAHRVIPPHAHQAIQIVFGYTGPVGLRASEAEEWRPYPLGIVASQEPHSLDATTATYNAVIFIEPETAQGRALTERHLNRGIASVDDAAVRTRCADLFAAWLAGSPKTRLTADATQVVAALAGDTAPTVVTDARILRATEYIRSRLDRAVTLDEVAAQVFLSPERFRHLFVEQTGMGLRPYVLWRRFILAWDLLAQGESVSGAAHRAGFSDAAHFTRTSTQMFGFPPSLLQVDAGPGTDKP, from the coding sequence ATGTCCAAGGCAATCGGCACCGGTGACCTCGTAGCGTGGGACGGAGGCGTCCTGCTCATCGGACGCGCACACCGCGTCATCCCGCCGCACGCCCACCAGGCCATCCAAATCGTCTTCGGCTACACCGGACCGGTCGGCCTCCGGGCATCCGAGGCAGAGGAGTGGCGCCCCTACCCGCTGGGTATCGTCGCATCACAGGAACCACACTCGCTGGACGCCACCACTGCGACCTACAACGCCGTCATCTTCATTGAGCCGGAAACCGCGCAAGGGCGCGCGCTCACGGAGCGTCACCTCAACCGCGGCATCGCCTCGGTCGACGATGCCGCCGTGCGCACGCGCTGCGCCGATCTGTTCGCGGCCTGGCTCGCCGGGTCACCCAAGACGCGCCTCACGGCCGATGCCACGCAAGTGGTTGCCGCACTTGCCGGTGACACCGCTCCCACGGTCGTGACCGACGCACGCATCCTGCGCGCCACGGAATACATCCGGTCGCGCCTCGACCGCGCGGTGACACTCGACGAAGTCGCCGCACAAGTGTTCCTGTCGCCGGAGCGGTTCCGCCACCTGTTCGTGGAACAGACGGGGATGGGACTCCGCCCATACGTGCTCTGGCGGCGGTTCATCCTCGCCTGGGACCTGCTCGCGCAGGGCGAGTCCGTCTCGGGTGCGGCACACCGCGCCGGGTTCTCCGACGCGGCTCACTTCACCCGGACGTCCACCCAGATGTTCGGCTTCCCACCATCCCTGCTGCAGGTTGATGCCGGCCCCGGCACCGACAAGCCCTAG
- a CDS encoding NAD(P)-dependent alcohol dehydrogenase: MRAAIYHRYGPPEVVSVQELPTPTPKDDEIRIKVRASTVSTGDWRARSLEMPPGFGPFGRLFFGITGPRQPILGTELSGVVDAVGRAVSSFVPGDEVVVFADTAMGGHAEYRCISASGLVVPKPPTLSFEQAAALSFGGMTMLGFYQRGKLAVGERVLVNGASGAVGSAAVQLARYFGAEVTAVCGPSNVELVRSIGADHVIDYTAEDFTTNGQTYDVIVDTAGTAPYVRAKRSLSANGRLLVVLGGFLELLQAPFVGVTSSRRVIAGPSPARVDDLRRLAEIAASGAFTPVIDQVFPLERIVDAHRRVDSGRKRGSVVVTL; the protein is encoded by the coding sequence ATGAGAGCCGCCATCTACCACCGCTACGGGCCGCCCGAAGTCGTCAGCGTTCAGGAGCTGCCTACACCGACGCCGAAGGACGACGAGATTCGCATCAAGGTCCGCGCGAGCACGGTATCCACCGGTGACTGGCGGGCGCGCAGCCTGGAGATGCCGCCGGGCTTCGGACCCTTCGGAAGGCTGTTCTTTGGGATCACCGGTCCCCGACAGCCGATCCTCGGCACCGAACTCTCGGGCGTGGTGGACGCCGTCGGACGCGCGGTGTCTTCGTTCGTGCCCGGCGACGAAGTGGTCGTCTTTGCCGACACGGCGATGGGTGGCCACGCCGAGTATCGGTGCATCTCGGCGAGCGGCCTCGTGGTGCCGAAGCCGCCCACGCTGAGCTTCGAGCAGGCGGCCGCACTCTCGTTCGGCGGCATGACGATGCTCGGGTTCTACCAGCGCGGCAAGCTTGCAGTCGGCGAGCGCGTGCTCGTCAACGGCGCCTCGGGCGCAGTCGGATCGGCTGCCGTGCAGTTGGCGCGCTACTTCGGCGCCGAGGTCACTGCGGTGTGCGGGCCAAGCAACGTCGAGCTTGTGCGGTCAATCGGTGCCGACCACGTCATCGACTACACTGCCGAGGACTTTACGACGAATGGCCAGACGTACGACGTGATCGTGGATACCGCCGGCACCGCGCCCTACGTGCGAGCCAAGCGCTCGCTCTCAGCGAACGGGCGATTGCTCGTCGTGCTCGGCGGATTCCTCGAGCTGCTGCAAGCGCCGTTCGTCGGCGTGACGAGTTCGCGGCGCGTGATCGCCGGTCCGTCGCCCGCCCGCGTGGACGACCTGCGGCGTCTGGCGGAGATTGCGGCGTCCGGCGCATTCACACCGGTGATTGATCAGGTGTTTCCGCTGGAGCGGATCGTGGACGCGCATCGGCGCGTGGATTCCGGGCGCAAGCGCGGCAGCGTCGTGGTGACGCTCTAG
- a CDS encoding alkaline phosphatase family protein, which produces MGHSRTPFPTLLVCAVLLATLGGATPLDAQATPRKAVFILLDGIPADVIETTPTPAIDAIAAAGGYARAYVGGELGGPTETPTISAPGYMSLITGTWANKHNVRGNYGLRPNYDYWNVFRIVETVDASKRTAVFSTWTDNRTILVGEGQPGAGDFRIDHAADGFEKDSIAFPPSLGQLRIAAIDDRVATEAAAFIHNEGPDLSWVYLQYTDDVGHASGQGEAFSTAVSRADDLVGRIWAAVQHRQSLGEDWMIVVTTDHGRDAETGKGHGGNSARERTTWIATNHAALTQRYTTQTPGIVDIAPSILQHLGIVLPAAVAAQMEGVSFLAPATPGRQP; this is translated from the coding sequence ATGGGTCACTCCCGCACGCCGTTTCCTACGCTGTTGGTCTGCGCGGTCCTCCTCGCTACTCTAGGCGGCGCCACCCCGCTCGACGCGCAGGCGACACCGCGCAAGGCCGTCTTCATCCTGCTCGACGGCATCCCGGCGGACGTCATCGAGACGACGCCGACGCCCGCGATCGACGCCATCGCCGCCGCCGGTGGCTATGCTCGCGCCTATGTTGGCGGCGAGCTCGGCGGCCCGACGGAGACCCCGACGATCTCCGCGCCCGGCTACATGAGCCTCATCACCGGCACCTGGGCCAACAAGCACAACGTGCGCGGTAACTACGGGCTCAGACCCAACTACGACTACTGGAACGTCTTCCGCATCGTGGAAACCGTGGATGCGTCGAAGCGCACGGCGGTCTTCTCGACCTGGACCGACAATCGCACGATCCTCGTCGGTGAGGGCCAGCCGGGTGCCGGCGATTTCCGCATCGACCACGCGGCGGATGGCTTTGAGAAGGACAGCATCGCGTTTCCGCCGTCGTTGGGACAGCTGCGCATTGCGGCGATCGACGACCGCGTCGCCACCGAGGCAGCGGCGTTCATTCACAACGAGGGACCGGATCTCTCCTGGGTGTACCTGCAGTACACAGATGACGTCGGCCACGCGTCCGGCCAGGGCGAGGCGTTCAGTACCGCGGTGAGCCGCGCCGATGATCTCGTGGGCCGCATCTGGGCGGCCGTGCAGCATCGCCAATCACTCGGCGAGGATTGGATGATCGTCGTCACCACGGACCACGGACGCGACGCCGAGACTGGCAAGGGACACGGCGGCAACTCCGCGCGCGAGCGCACGACCTGGATCGCGACCAATCACGCTGCGCTGACGCAGCGCTACACCACGCAGACGCCGGGCATCGTGGACATCGCCCCGAGCATCCTGCAGCACCTCGGCATCGTGCTGCCTGCCGCTGTCGCGGCGCAGATGGAGGGCGTGTCGTTTCTGGCGCCCGCGACTCCCGGGCGTCAGCCCTAA
- a CDS encoding protease complex subunit PrcB family protein, which yields MRPVLLLSAAAATLATAACSPSTSPSFSQPEVIELLAAAPFSLGAEREQEFRAAFGNPWNTGYCCRGLRVARTEAEWSAIWDTIVAPLSPPPTPPAVDFASEMVVVALNGSTPNGGYSIEIRHVARLRDTTFVVTAAVRPGRNCVVSQVVTADVDGLVVPRAPPPAILVMYDEVRRC from the coding sequence ATGCGGCCTGTGCTTCTCCTCTCCGCGGCTGCCGCCACGCTCGCGACGGCCGCGTGTTCTCCGTCCACGTCGCCTTCGTTCTCTCAGCCCGAGGTGATCGAACTCTTGGCCGCCGCGCCGTTCTCCCTTGGCGCGGAGCGCGAGCAGGAGTTCCGGGCAGCCTTTGGGAACCCGTGGAACACCGGCTACTGCTGCCGTGGCCTGCGTGTCGCGCGCACGGAAGCGGAGTGGTCGGCCATCTGGGACACGATCGTCGCCCCGCTCTCTCCGCCGCCCACACCGCCGGCCGTAGATTTTGCGTCGGAGATGGTGGTGGTCGCGCTCAATGGTTCGACTCCCAACGGCGGATACTCCATCGAGATCCGACACGTGGCTCGGCTCCGTGATACGACCTTCGTCGTGACCGCCGCCGTCCGTCCTGGCAGGAACTGCGTCGTCTCCCAGGTAGTCACTGCGGACGTGGACGGCCTCGTCGTTCCGCGGGCGCCTCCGCCCGCAATACTTGTCATGTACGACGAAGTACGCCGCTGCTGA
- a CDS encoding Bax inhibitor-1/YccA family protein, whose protein sequence is MRTGAERATLVRRTYLLVLGGVALTIVGVGFTFTQPALMELVARHRLLSFFAALLPLFLAMRARTQYPANIGLTLLFSFTIGVWISPLMLYYSQVAPGVIGQAAGLTFSAFGVLTAYAWISKRDFSAWGSFFVVGLWVLIATSLLNLFFRNESAALWLSGATVVIFSGLLVFDTWRIRNVYGPDEYVDAAVAIYLDLLNMFLAILHLLGGRRD, encoded by the coding sequence GTGCGCACGGGCGCCGAGCGCGCCACGCTGGTGCGCCGGACGTATCTCCTTGTGCTGGGTGGCGTGGCGCTGACGATTGTGGGCGTGGGGTTCACGTTCACGCAGCCGGCGTTGATGGAGCTCGTGGCGCGGCATCGGCTCTTGTCATTTTTTGCGGCGCTGCTGCCGTTGTTCCTGGCCATGCGCGCGCGGACGCAGTATCCGGCGAATATCGGGCTGACGCTGCTGTTTTCGTTCACCATCGGCGTGTGGATTTCGCCGCTGATGTTGTACTACTCGCAGGTTGCGCCTGGGGTGATCGGGCAGGCGGCGGGGCTGACGTTCTCGGCGTTCGGGGTGCTGACGGCGTATGCGTGGATTAGCAAGCGGGATTTTAGTGCTTGGGGGAGTTTCTTTGTTGTCGGGCTTTGGGTGTTGATTGCCACCTCGCTGTTGAATCTGTTTTTCAGGAATGAGTCGGCGGCGCTTTGGCTGAGTGGGGCGACGGTTGTGATTTTCAGCGGGCTGCTTGTGTTTGATACGTGGCGGATCCGGAATGTGTATGGGCCGGATGAGTATGTGGATGCTGCGGTGGCGATCTATCTCGATCTGTTGAACATGTTCTTGGCGATTCTGCATTTGCTTGGCGGGCGTCGGGACTGA
- a CDS encoding type II toxin-antitoxin system PemK/MazF family toxin has product MVVVGTAIKRGEVYLVQLNPTRGREIRKTRPCVIVSPDELNAHMGTFIVAPLTTGSHGYPFRVACRFLGKDGHIVLDQLRTVDRERLVKRLGTVTAPTLGKVLGILQEMFAA; this is encoded by the coding sequence ATGGTCGTGGTAGGTACCGCCATCAAGCGCGGCGAGGTCTACCTCGTGCAGCTCAATCCGACGCGAGGACGGGAGATCCGGAAGACACGCCCGTGCGTCATCGTGTCCCCGGATGAGCTGAACGCGCACATGGGCACCTTCATCGTCGCGCCGCTGACGACGGGGAGCCACGGGTACCCGTTCCGGGTGGCCTGCCGGTTCCTCGGCAAGGATGGGCACATCGTGCTCGACCAGCTGCGCACGGTCGATCGCGAGCGCCTCGTGAAGCGGCTCGGGACGGTCACGGCGCCGACGTTGGGCAAGGTGCTCGGTATCCTGCAGGAGATGTTTGCGGCGTAG
- a CDS encoding DUF4268 domain-containing protein, producing the protein MPDFGVLATVPVRTVWANEARDFTPWLAANLGALGASLGMDLELVQREADIGDFSLDLLAKDLSTGRHVVIENQFGATNHDHLGKLLTYAAGVDASAVVWIAESIRDEHRQAIEWLNRRTDTGLHFFAVVVEVLRIDESRPAAVFKSVVAPNEWQEEARETTDRQTSPKSEAYRRFFQSLIDELRERHRFTGARAGQPQNWYSFSSGMPGITYGMSFAQDGRARAEVYIDQGDADANKLVFDTLLKDKKSIETALGEALEWERLDNRRASRIALYRAGSIDSSDEELGEVQAWAVDRLLKLKAILGPRVRSVLDAA; encoded by the coding sequence ATGCCTGACTTCGGCGTTCTTGCGACGGTTCCTGTGCGCACCGTATGGGCAAACGAGGCGCGCGACTTCACGCCTTGGCTGGCCGCCAATCTCGGTGCGCTCGGCGCGTCTCTTGGGATGGACCTAGAGCTCGTGCAGCGCGAGGCCGACATCGGCGACTTCTCGCTCGATCTCCTAGCCAAGGATCTGAGCACCGGTCGTCATGTCGTCATTGAGAATCAGTTTGGCGCGACCAATCACGACCACCTCGGCAAGCTGCTCACCTACGCCGCTGGTGTCGATGCGTCCGCCGTGGTGTGGATCGCTGAGTCTATCCGAGACGAGCACCGTCAGGCGATTGAGTGGCTGAACCGTCGCACGGACACCGGTCTCCATTTCTTCGCCGTCGTCGTCGAAGTTCTGCGCATCGACGAGTCGCGACCCGCAGCAGTCTTCAAGTCCGTTGTCGCTCCGAACGAATGGCAGGAAGAAGCGCGGGAGACAACAGACCGGCAAACCTCTCCGAAATCAGAGGCCTATCGCCGGTTCTTCCAGTCGCTTATCGATGAGTTGCGTGAGCGCCATCGCTTCACCGGCGCTCGTGCCGGGCAGCCTCAGAACTGGTACTCCTTCTCGTCGGGCATGCCCGGTATCACTTACGGAATGTCCTTCGCGCAGGATGGGCGTGCCCGCGCAGAAGTCTACATCGACCAGGGTGACGCCGACGCCAACAAGCTCGTCTTCGACACCTTGCTCAAGGACAAGAAGTCCATTGAGACCGCGCTTGGTGAGGCACTGGAATGGGAGCGCCTCGACAACAGGCGTGCGTCTCGCATCGCACTGTATCGCGCTGGCTCTATTGACAGTTCGGACGAGGAGCTTGGGGAGGTCCAGGCCTGGGCGGTCGATCGGCTCCTCAAGCTCAAAGCCATTCTCGGGCCGCGTGTCCGTTCCGTGCTCGACGCCGCATAA
- a CDS encoding GIY-YIG nuclease family protein, whose amino-acid sequence MDELVSAQEYVRKDALGRAARVEHLSQHYGIAPSLIEEAASASPQWTRKPARDRLQNVAGVLPALLALREDMIWLGALLGFGVPWLIGSLRDLRSAAILSRWASARGTDRGTVSATLTELAILETEATNLLLREQFGREYSGLTSDAATAERLMAATKPAGFVYVVSNPSLPGLVKIGMTTRSIPQRLAELFTTGVPTPFELDAAWPVQDPKMVETKAHEILKAQRKGNDREFFAIDPAVAVSRLAALLGPPPFGRHRTRK is encoded by the coding sequence ATGGATGAGTTGGTGTCCGCGCAGGAGTATGTGCGCAAGGATGCCCTAGGACGCGCGGCGCGCGTTGAACATCTGTCGCAGCATTATGGCATTGCTCCGAGTCTGATTGAAGAAGCAGCAAGTGCAAGTCCTCAGTGGACACGGAAGCCAGCTCGTGACCGGCTGCAGAACGTTGCCGGTGTCTTGCCCGCCCTTCTGGCTCTTCGTGAAGACATGATCTGGCTGGGGGCTCTTCTTGGTTTCGGAGTCCCGTGGCTGATTGGGAGCCTCCGTGACCTCCGCTCGGCTGCAATTCTCAGCAGATGGGCGAGCGCTCGTGGAACAGATAGAGGCACGGTTTCCGCGACGCTCACTGAGTTGGCGATTCTCGAGACAGAAGCAACAAACCTGCTGCTTCGTGAACAATTCGGAAGAGAGTATTCTGGGCTAACCAGCGATGCGGCAACTGCGGAGCGATTGATGGCCGCGACGAAGCCCGCGGGCTTCGTCTATGTCGTGTCGAATCCCTCGCTCCCTGGGCTCGTCAAGATCGGCATGACCACCCGATCCATTCCACAGCGGCTGGCCGAACTGTTCACGACGGGAGTGCCCACCCCCTTTGAATTGGATGCCGCATGGCCAGTGCAGGATCCGAAGATGGTCGAAACGAAGGCTCACGAGATTCTGAAAGCCCAGCGAAAGGGAAACGACCGGGAGTTCTTCGCAATCGACCCTGCAGTTGCGGTGTCTAGGCTTGCGGCATTGTTGGGCCCGCCGCCGTTTGGGCGGCACCGAACACGCAAGTGA
- a CDS encoding SulP family inorganic anion transporter: MTIELIVILLSRRVLLSHIRERPLTTLFQQLRYDLPASIVVFFVAVPLCLGIALASGAPLFAGLIAGVVGGIVVGIASGSPLGVSGPAAGLAVIVLGAIGSLGSWEAFLAAVVVAGLLQIVMGYIGLGGIAYYFPSSVIKGMLTGIGLLIIIKQIPHALGTLQPPGADLMEAGGQAAINSLHTLVERVSPAALTVSLLSLALLVVWDTLLAPRWKLFRTIPGPLAAVAMGILLAWLMSTGALPFAIPQHQMVAIPVASSFAEFLGQFATPDFRALLRTDVYVVALVLAVIASLETLLCVEATDRLDPQKRITPTNRELKAQGLGNLVSGLIGGLPVTQVIVRSSANIAFGGRTKLSAILHGVLLMVCVVAIPNVLNLIPLATLAAILFVVGYKLAKPALFKQMYRNGWEQFVPFVVTVVGIVATDLLRGIGIGLATGVAIVLHHNLRNPFSVSQHAPETSEYTITLAEEVSFLNKGRILEQLQVVPAGSRVVIDGSRSKVVDFDVLEILRDFKVGAPARSIQAEFRGITL, from the coding sequence TTGACAATTGAATTGATAGTAATACTATTATCGCGGCGAGTATTACTATCACACATTCGGGAGCGTCCACTGACAACACTTTTCCAGCAGCTCAGATACGACCTGCCCGCCAGTATCGTCGTCTTCTTCGTCGCGGTGCCGCTCTGCCTTGGGATTGCCTTGGCATCCGGAGCTCCACTCTTCGCCGGCCTCATCGCCGGAGTCGTCGGCGGCATCGTCGTAGGCATCGCCAGTGGCTCGCCGCTCGGCGTGAGTGGCCCCGCGGCCGGACTCGCGGTCATCGTGCTCGGTGCGATCGGATCGCTGGGCAGCTGGGAGGCGTTCCTTGCGGCGGTCGTGGTCGCGGGCCTGCTCCAGATCGTGATGGGCTACATCGGCCTCGGCGGCATCGCGTACTACTTCCCCTCGTCGGTCATCAAGGGAATGCTCACCGGCATCGGCCTGCTGATCATCATCAAGCAGATCCCGCACGCCCTCGGCACCCTGCAGCCGCCAGGCGCGGACCTGATGGAAGCCGGCGGCCAGGCCGCCATCAACTCCCTGCACACGCTTGTCGAGCGCGTCTCGCCAGCGGCCCTCACGGTCTCCCTGCTCTCGCTCGCGTTGCTCGTCGTCTGGGACACGCTGCTCGCGCCGCGCTGGAAGCTGTTTCGCACCATCCCGGGACCGCTGGCCGCGGTCGCGATGGGCATCCTCCTGGCCTGGCTGATGTCGACGGGGGCGCTGCCGTTCGCGATCCCGCAGCACCAGATGGTCGCGATCCCGGTCGCCTCGAGCTTCGCGGAGTTCCTCGGCCAGTTCGCCACGCCGGACTTCCGCGCCCTGCTTCGCACGGATGTGTACGTCGTCGCGTTGGTGCTGGCGGTGATCGCCAGTCTCGAGACCCTGCTCTGCGTCGAGGCCACCGATCGGCTTGACCCGCAGAAGCGCATCACCCCGACCAACCGGGAGCTGAAGGCGCAGGGGCTCGGCAACCTCGTGTCCGGACTGATCGGCGGCCTGCCGGTCACGCAGGTGATCGTCCGCAGCTCGGCCAACATCGCCTTCGGCGGACGCACCAAGCTGTCGGCGATCCTGCACGGCGTGCTGCTGATGGTCTGCGTGGTGGCGATTCCGAACGTGCTCAACCTAATCCCGCTCGCGACGCTGGCCGCCATCCTGTTCGTGGTGGGCTACAAGCTGGCCAAGCCGGCGCTGTTCAAGCAGATGTATCGCAACGGTTGGGAACAGTTCGTCCCGTTCGTGGTGACCGTGGTGGGCATTGTCGCCACCGACCTGCTCCGCGGCATCGGCATCGGCCTCGCGACCGGTGTGGCCATCGTCCTGCACCACAACCTGCGCAATCCCTTCAGCGTCTCGCAGCACGCGCCCGAGACCTCGGAGTACACCATCACGCTGGCCGAGGAGGTGTCGTTCCTGAACAAGGGGCGCATCCTCGAGCAGCTCCAGGTCGTCCCCGCAGGCTCGCGGGTCGTGATCGACGGCTCCCGCAGCAAGGTCGTCGACTTCGACGTGCTGGAGATCCTCCGGGACTTCAAGGTCGGCGCCCCCGCACGTTCCATCCAGGCCGAATTCCGCGGCATCACCCTCTAG
- a CDS encoding AbrB/MazE/SpoVT family DNA-binding domain-containing protein, translating into MKTRLVRIGNSRGIRLAKPLLEQAGLADEVEIRVEEGAVIITAAAVTREGWAEAAAKHGPTGLLDEPSSTRFDDEEWSW; encoded by the coding sequence ATGAAGACCCGCCTGGTACGCATCGGCAACTCCCGCGGCATCCGCCTCGCCAAGCCCCTCCTGGAGCAGGCTGGGCTGGCCGACGAGGTCGAGATCCGCGTCGAGGAGGGGGCAGTCATCATCACGGCCGCCGCGGTCACCCGGGAGGGATGGGCGGAGGCCGCCGCGAAACACGGGCCCACAGGCCTCCTCGACGAGCCCTCGAGCACCCGCTTCGACGACGAGGAATGGTCGTGGTAG
- a CDS encoding TetR/AcrR family transcriptional regulator has product MTRKTASRAKSAPTSTPSAASASASASPVGDDAPVRLQVDEKLYLKDPTSTRLGRDIVDHGIRLMDEIGYEEFTFRKLADRIGSTEASLYRYFRSKHLFLLYLTSYYWSWLEYRIGLATRNIASAEERLRLALRELTQTILDDADTPHVSESALYRIVSTESSKTYLQREVDAENREGFFRSYKRLCRGVADLIVEINPAYPYPVALVSTVVESSHRQKYFAEHLPSLTEVKIPSVERSTTAFLTELVFVAIGQKGAPRHAR; this is encoded by the coding sequence GTGACCCGAAAGACGGCGTCGAGAGCGAAGTCGGCCCCGACGTCGACGCCGTCCGCGGCGTCGGCGTCGGCGTCGGCCTCGCCCGTGGGAGACGACGCGCCGGTTCGGCTGCAGGTCGACGAGAAGCTCTATCTCAAGGATCCCACGTCGACCCGGCTTGGCCGGGACATCGTCGACCACGGCATCCGGCTGATGGACGAGATCGGCTACGAGGAGTTCACGTTCCGGAAGCTGGCGGACCGGATCGGCAGCACCGAGGCGTCGCTGTACCGGTACTTCCGCAGCAAGCACCTGTTCCTGCTGTACCTCACGTCGTACTACTGGAGCTGGCTGGAGTATCGGATCGGATTGGCCACGCGGAATATCGCGTCGGCCGAGGAACGGCTGCGCCTGGCCCTGCGTGAGCTGACGCAGACGATCCTCGACGACGCGGACACGCCGCACGTCAGCGAGTCCGCCTTGTATCGTATCGTCAGCACGGAGTCGTCCAAGACCTACCTGCAGCGCGAGGTGGACGCGGAGAATCGCGAGGGGTTCTTCCGTAGCTACAAGCGTCTCTGTCGCGGCGTGGCGGACCTGATCGTCGAGATCAACCCCGCCTACCCGTATCCCGTCGCGCTTGTTTCCACGGTGGTGGAGAGTTCGCACCGCCAGAAGTACTTCGCCGAGCACCTGCCTTCGCTCACCGAGGTGAAGATCCCGTCCGTCGAACGCTCAACGACGGCGTTCCTCACGGAACTGGTGTTCGTCGCCATTGGGCAGAAGGGCGCGCCGCGCCACGCCCGGTAG